From the genome of Spinacia oleracea cultivar Varoflay chromosome 2, BTI_SOV_V1, whole genome shotgun sequence, one region includes:
- the LOC110790716 gene encoding cytochrome P450 83B1: MLIIIIAFLAILSFVVFSFFLVTPTKNAKFNPPPGPKGIPIIGNLHQYDTSKPHVYFANLAKIYGPILSLRLGTLPVVVVQSAKLAKEVLQTQDLNFCSRPPLVGIQKLSYNGLDIAFAPYGEYFSEIKKISVVHLFNSKRVESMAPIREEEVSRMIKKISSLSSSSEIVNLSELLMSFTTSNICRSAFGKRYEDEEGARSKFHSMLNEAQALFTTFFFTDYFPSIGWLDNLTGQFSRLNKTFKDLDAFYEEIINYHLDPNRPESDIENFTEVLLHIKKERSFEITLDHIKAVLMIIFVGGSDTSLAIVVWAMTELMKNPNSMKKVQEELRNAAQNKGYINNNDLKELEYFKAVVKETFRLHPAVPLLVVRETIRKSTVQGYDILPKTLVYVNAWAIGRDPEIWNEPEKFMPERFLESSIDYKGYDFELIPFGAGRRICPGLLLGVVNMELALANLLYSFDWELPDGLNKEDIDFDVLPGITMHKKTPLCLLAKKIT; encoded by the exons ATGTTGATCATAATAATTGCATTCCTTGCCATTCTCTCTTTTGTagtattttctttttttcttgtaACTCCTACAAAAAATGCGAAGTTTAATCCTCCACCAGGACCTAAAGGGATTCCCATCATCGGAAACCTACACCAATACGACACCTCGAAACCACACGTCTACTTCGCCAATCTAGCCAAGATCTACGGCCCGATCTTGAGCTTACGGTTAGGAACCTTACCCGTTGTTGTGGTTCAATCAGCCAAACTCGCGAAGGAGGTCCTTCAAACACAAGACCTCAACTTTTGTAGCAGACCGCCTTTGGTTGGTATCCAAAAGCTAAGTTACAATGGTTTAGACATAGCTTTTGCACCATATGGTGAGTATTTTAGCGAGATAAAGAAAATTAGTGTTGTTCATCTCTTTAACTCTAAGAGAGTGGAATCCATGGCTCCTATTCgggaagaagaagtttctagaaTGATTAAGAAGATATcatctctctcttcttcttcagaaattgttaatttgtctGAATTGTTAATGAGTTTTACAACTTCGAATATTTGTAGAAGTGCTTTTGGTAAGAG gtatgaagatgaagaaggggCAAGGAGCAAATTTCATAGCATGCTAAATGAAGCTCAAGCCTTATTCACAACATTTTTCTTTACCGATTATTTTCCTTCGATTGGATGGCTTGATAATTTAACTGGACAATTCTCAAGACTTAATAAAACATTCAAAGATTTGGATGCATTTTATGAAGAGATCATAAATTACCATCTTGACCCTAACAGGCCAGAATCTGACATTGAGAATTTCACTGAAGTTCTACTACATATCAAGAAAGAGCGCTCTTTTGAGATTACTTTGGATCACATCAAAGCAGTGTTAATG atTATATTTGTAGGGGGAAGTGATACAAGCTTAGCAATCGTAGTTTGGGCTATGACAGAGCTAATGAAAAATCCAAATTCAATGAAAAAAGTACAAGAAGAGCTCAGAAATGCTGCCCAAAACAAGGGCTACATCAACAATAACGACCTCAAAGAGCTTGAATATTTCAAGGCAGTAGTAAAGGAAACATTTAGACTACACCCTGCAGTTCCTTTGCTAGTTGTGCGTGAAACAATCCGAAAAAGTACCGTTCAAGGTTACGATATTCTACCTAAAACGTTAGTATACGTGAATGCGTGGGCTATTGGAAGAGATCCCGAAATTTGGAATGAACCGGagaaattcatgccagaaagaTTTTTAGAAAGCTCGATAGATTACAAAGGATATGACTTCGAATTAATTCCTTTTGGTGCTGGAAGAAGGATATGTCCTGGTTTGCTTCTTGGTGTTGTTAACATGGAACTTGCACTTGCCAATTTGTTGTACTCTTTTGATTGGGAATTGCCTGATGGTTTAAACAAGGAAGATATCGACTTTGATGTGCTACCGGGCATTACTATGCATAAGAAAACTCCACTATGTCTCTTGGCTAAAAAAATTACTTGA